A stretch of the Ktedonobacterales bacterium genome encodes the following:
- a CDS encoding DUF6391 domain-containing protein, with translation MNVGDLFFGRRIRQNHALEHATVTILTRKIANLRVSARSSPQGFVIFGTVDLDKVRGAAAEALERLQAGEAELAIHPNCGTNVAVGLSLTIVSWLLALTLMRPRTRLLSAAAGVLGAMVFARPFGAVVQRHVTTLPDLRGVRISDIRRRSYFGLSTVEVQTAQG, from the coding sequence ATGAACGTAGGCGATTTGTTCTTTGGTCGGCGGATTCGCCAGAATCACGCGCTGGAGCATGCGACGGTCACGATTCTAACGAGGAAGATCGCTAATCTACGGGTCAGCGCCCGATCCAGCCCACAAGGTTTTGTCATTTTTGGTACAGTCGATCTGGATAAAGTTCGCGGGGCTGCTGCTGAAGCATTGGAGCGGCTCCAGGCGGGTGAAGCAGAACTGGCGATTCATCCGAACTGTGGGACGAATGTTGCCGTAGGTCTTTCGTTGACGATAGTAAGCTGGCTGCTAGCCCTGACGCTGATGCGCCCGCGAACCCGGCTGCTCTCGGCAGCGGCGGGGGTATTGGGCGCGATGGTGTTTGCCCGCCCGTTTGGCGCGGTGGTTCAGCGGCATGTGACCACGCTGCCTGACCTGCGCGGCGTGCGTATCAGTGACATTAGACGACGCTCGTACTTTGGCCTGTCCACCGTTGAGGTGCAAACCGCTCAGGGATAA